The nucleotide sequence TACGTTTCCATATTCTTTTTAATGGTGGCTTCATCTTCACAATGTGCCGAAATTAGAAGTTTGGTTTTACTGAAAATATTTTCCAGTGTTTTGGGATTGTCAACAAGCATATTTCCTGTTGACGAACCAAGAAATAATTTAAGTCCGGCAACCTTGGTTTCATCCACTTTTAGAATTTCCTCCAGATTGTCGTTCGTTCCTCCAAACATGAAGGAATAATTTGCCCAGGCCGTTTTTTCAGCAATTGAAAATTTTTCTTCCAAAAGCGCAATCGTGGTAGCTTGAGGAACTGTGTTGGGCATTTCTATAAACGAAGTGATCCCTCCGGATACTGCGGCTTTAGATTCTGTTTCTATGGTCGCCTTATGGGTAAGCCCCGGTTCTCTGAAATGCACCTGATCATCGATCATTCCGGGCAACAAATACTGGCCATCTGCATCGATCACTTTAGTATCGGATGATTTTACACTTATACTGGTCGAGATCTCGGCGATTCGATCGCCTTCCACAAGCACATCACCTTGCCGGATCTCCCCCTCATTAACAATATTTGCGTTCTTAATTAGTATGGTCTTCATTAAATCTCGTTAAAATCTTTGCTGCCAAAAAGGCTCTTGAATTTCATTTTAATCACTCCAAAAATAGCTTCGGAAATTATCCCCGAGCTCATTTTCGATTCCCCCCTGGTTCGATCGGTAAAAACCACCGGCACTTCGGTTATTCTGAATTTTGCCAGATAGGCTTTAAATTTCATCTCGATCTGAAACGCATAACCCACAAACTGTATTTTGTCTAGGTTTATTTTCTGAAGCACTGTTTTCTTATAACAAACAAAGCCTGCTGTCGTATCGTAAATATCCATTCCTGTTATAAAACGAACGTACTTAGAAGCCAGCCACGACATCATCACTCTGCTCATAGGCCAGTTCACAACATTTACACCTTTTACATACCTCGATCCAATCGCAACATCAAAATTCTCTCTCTGACAGGCATTATAGAGACGGATGAGGTCATTTGGGTTGTGAGAAAAATCGGCATCCATTTCAAAAATATAATCGTAATCACATTGCAAGGCCCATTTAAAACCGGCAATATAGGCAGTTCCCAAGCCTTGTTTACCTTCTCGTCTTAAAATGGACAGTCGCTTTGGATATTCTTTAATGAGTGACGTAACGGCTTCGGCTGTACCATCGGGGGAGTTATCATCTACCACCAGTATATCGAATTCCCTTTGCAACGAAAACACATTGCGAATAAGGCGTTCA is from Constantimarinum furrinae and encodes:
- a CDS encoding polyprenol monophosphomannose synthase, with the protein product MPNGLVVIPTYNEIENIERLIRNVFSLQREFDILVVDDNSPDGTAEAVTSLIKEYPKRLSILRREGKQGLGTAYIAGFKWALQCDYDYIFEMDADFSHNPNDLIRLYNACQRENFDVAIGSRYVKGVNVVNWPMSRVMMSWLASKYVRFITGMDIYDTTAGFVCYKKTVLQKINLDKIQFVGYAFQIEMKFKAYLAKFRITEVPVVFTDRTRGESKMSSGIISEAIFGVIKMKFKSLFGSKDFNEI